In the genome of Acaryochloris sp. CCMEE 5410, the window TCACTTGAGGGCCTAGGTTGCTGTCAAGAAAGATCAGTGAAGAAAAAGAATTCTCGTGTTCAATATCAATATAATTTCAATCTAGGTTAAGGGCTAACTGGGTGAATGTAGTTTTTGACTTTAGACCATGAGGTTCCCTTAGAATATCGCGAGTCGTTCGGAATCCCTATAGTTTAATTCTACCAAGTGAGAATAATCCCAGGAGGAGGCAAGGTGTCTTACAGACTACAGTGCTCCAATACCTCAGGAAGAAGGGCGATCGTTCTTGAGAAATAGCTCATATGAGATATAGGCAATCGAGCCGATCATAATGGCCATCGCCAGCCACATCGCAATTTTTACTGCAACCACAACGGCGACCACAACCGCTAGGAATTTACCGACATTGACAATTTTGCGGAGGGTGCGCTTGAAGGATGACTTGGTAGGGGGAACATCCGTCACCACTTCTACTTCTTGGGCTGCTGAAGAAGATCCTTCAGACCTGCCATAGACTTCTGATTCCAGTTCTCGCAACCGGACACTCAATTCTCGTTCTTTGAGTTCTTGTTCCCGACGTCGTAAATCTTCTTCTGGATTTTGGTTCGAAGTCATAACAATACTGAGGGTAAGCTAAAAGTCAATAGGTTTGGAGGACGGCTTTGGAGCTAAAAATAGCCTTGGGAATTCGAGGTACCTGCTTTCCTTAGATTGCCCAAATTCGGCACTTTTGAGAACAGAAAAATGAAGGCAAAACGGTTGAGAGATTGAGACCCACATTGAACATAATCTACAGGAATAAGTATCAACCGCTAGCATAAAGTATGGATAGCGAAATCAAAGGGTTTGCATGTCGACTCGAATCAAACAGCTTGCTGAAACACTCTCTCCTCGACTGATTGAGATTCGGCGTCATCTGCACAGTTACCCCGAGTTAAGTGGTCAAGAATATCAAACGTCTGCTTATGTTGCTGGCATTCTGTCTTCCTATGGGTTACATGTACGGGAGGGAGTGGGAAAAACAGGGGTGATCGGTGAATTAAAGGGAGAAGGAGACGATGCTCGTCAGCTCGCGATTCGCACAGACATGGATGCTCTGCCTATCCAAGAAATGACTCAGCTAGAGTTCGCTTCTCGTAAACAGGGGGTGATGCATGCCTGCGGCCATGATATTCACACCACGATCGGTTTAGGCACCGCCATGGTGCTCTCGGCCATGCAGGATGAAATTCCGGGCAAACTTCGCTTCCTGTTCCAACCCGCTGAGGAAATTGCCCAAGGGGCGGGCTGGATGGTGGCAGATGGTGCCATGGATGAAGTCGATGCGATTTTGTCCGTGCATGTGTTTCCCAGTATTCCTGCGGGGTCAGTGGCGGTGCGCTATGGGGCCCTAACCGCAGCCGCCGACAATTTAGAAATTACGATTATGGGAGAAGCGGGTCACGGTGCACGCCCCCATGAAGCGGTGGATGCAATTTGGATTGCGGCCCAAGTGATCACCACCCTACAGCAAGCTATTAGCCGTACCCAAAATCCTTTACGGCCGGTGGTGTTGACCATTGGCCAAATGAAGGGAGGACGAGCTCCGAATGTGATTGCAGATCAGGTCCAAATGCAGGGGACCGTTCGATCCCTACATCCAGAAACACGCGCTCAACTCCCCCAATGGATTGAAGAGATTGTGGCCAGCGTTTGCCGCCCCTATGGTGCCCGCTATCACGTCGATTATCAGGCGGGGGTGCCTTCGGTACACAATACGGCCAGCTTGACCCAGTTAATCGAAACTGCCGCCCAAGGTGTTTGTGGTAGCGAAAATGTACGCGTCCTTACGGAGCCATCGTTAGGCGCAGAAGATTTCTCCCTCTATTTAGAACATGCCCCTGGCGCCATGTTTCGTTTGGGGGTGGGGAAGGTCGATCAGATCAATCCTCCCCTCCATCACCCCCAGTTTGAAGCCCAAGAATCTGCTATTGTCACAGGGGTAATGACGATGGCCAATGCCGCCCTGAACTATTGGCAGCAGGTCTAAGACTGGAGATTGGAGTGGAAACAGAAGAACAACTTGCCCCCCAACGGAAGGGTCGCCTGATTTCGCGGGTTCTCACCCCAGCGATTAAATTGTGGTTGCGATCGCAACTCGATCACATCGACGATCTTCAGCTTCAGATCGACAGCGGTAATCGAGAACTCCTGTCAGGCTCCATACCGAAGGTGTTTCTATCCGCAGCCCAAGCGGTCTATCAAGGCATTCACCTGAGTCGGGCCCAAGTCATTGCCGAAAATATCAGCACCAATCTTCGCCAGGTCCTCCGGGGCAAAGCGATTCGACTCTTAGAACCCTTGCCCATTCAACTGGATGCCGCCTTAACTGCTACCGATCTAGCCGCATCGACGGACTCGGAACTCTTTCAAACAGCCATGAAGTTGGGATTGGTACCTTTGATTGAGCAGCAGCTCAGTGGAGTATCCGACTGGCCTTTCCCTGACTGGCAGCCTGGGGCTACACCCGAGATTCAATTATCAGACTTGCGGATGGAACTGAGTTGCGACCGCCTCCAGATCTATGCCCAAGTTCAACATCCTGTAACCCAATCCCTGCAAGCTATCGTCTTAGAGACGGGTCTATTGCTCGTTAATCCCCATGAATTGCGTCTTGATTCACCCCAGGGATTCTATCCACCTGCCAATCAGCCCGTTCCGTTGACCCAGCTCCATGACTTTGGATTTGATTTAGGGACCGATGTCCAACTCACCGTCCTGCAAATTACAGAAGCAGCCATTCTTTGTCAGGGGCAAATTAAAATCATGCCTGTCCAACCTGGAGAATCAGACCTAGACTGAAGGCATACTCTTCCTCACATAAAGGCGAGCACAGCATGACCTACTGTTTGGGCGTCATCACCCGATATGGGTTGATTATGGCAGCCGATTCCCGCACCAATGCAGGAGTTGACTATGTTTCGACTGCCCAAAAATTATTTGATCTTTCTCTTCCTGGAGAGCGAGTGATACTCGTCTGTACTGCGGGCAATTTATCCATGACCCAAAGTGTACTGACGTTAATTCGGCGCGATCGCAAAGCAGAAATTCCGGGCAATATTAACGAACTCACCACCATGTATGACGTAGCCCATTACTTTGGCGAAAAGACTCGCCAAGTCCTCGATCAACATCAAGACTGGCTGCAAAAAGACAATATCAGCGCCAGCTGTAGTTTTTTGGTGGGTGGACAGATTAAAGGCGAACTGCCAGAACTCTATATGGTCTATAGCCAAGGCAACTTTCTGCGGGCCACCCGCAACTCTCCCTTTTTGCAAATTGGTGAAATCAAGTATGGGAAACCCATTCTCGATCGCATCATCAATTATGACGAGACATCCCTGGATGCCGCCGCCAAATGTGCCCTGCTCTCCCTAGATTCCACAATGAAATCCAATATTTCGGTGGGTCCCCCCATCAATATGGCCATGTATGAAGCCGATACCCTGAAAGTCGGATATCGGCTCAAATTGGAGCGCGGGGACCCCTATTTATTGCGCTTACGCAAATCTTGGGAAACCTCTCTCCGCCAAGCATTCAAGAAGCTACCGAATTTAGCTTGGCATGACAATGAAGACCAAGACCAAGATAATCATCTCGTGATGACAGATATCTTGCCTTAGGAGTCCTACTGCTTAATCCCTAGGATTTATCAGTAATTTTGAAGGAAGCGAGAAACTTCGTCGCCTTATCGTCAAACGCCTTACCGGTATTTTCGCCCATGGCGAGAACTTGATAGAGGCGATTTCCGGTGAAGCAAAATTTCCCAGCCATAGAAGCATCTTTAGACTTATATTTGCCCGTTGCCTGAAAGTCCCGGCAAGGAACACCATTGACCTCGGTTTCTTTCTCATTACTGACTTTGCCATTAATGCTGGATGCAACAGCCCCTTTAATGGCGGTAGACATCAACTGTTGGATCGGGATAGGAGGCTTAGACTCACCTGGAAATTCCATAAAGGCCACCACAAAAGCCTCTTTCCCTAAATCAAGCTGAGCAATTTCCATATTGAGCTTGTCACCACCAGGGGCAGGAATCGCTTTCGTTTCTTCTTTGGGAGTACCTGGCATGGAAACCGAATATTTCCCGGGTGCGGAAGAATAGTCTTTCCAGGTTGCAGTAGAACTGCAAGCACTAATCGTCAATGCAGTCATTCCACCCAAGATGGAGAAGGCAGCGAAAGACGTTCCCTTATTTCTCATGTATCAAAAATCTCCCAAAGTTTTGAGCACAAGCTCGTCGTTATTCAGTATGACCAGTTTGACCAGCATCCTGACAGATGCCAGTGATTAATACAGATTTTGTTAGTGGAGGAGATCACGAACGCCCATGCTCTCCCCAATCACATTATTGGCTATGGACCGAGACAGTATAGGTGGGGATCGGGCTACTGCTCCCGCCTCGCAAGCTACCTGAAATGGGTTGGGTTTGTTGGGGCCAGGCGCTTGCCGCAATGGCAACATGGCGATCACAAACCACTAATCCCATGGTGGGATCGTACCCACGCCAGCCAGCCCCTGGCAGATAGACCTCAGCCCAGGCATGAAGCATCTGCTCTTGACTCGGATCCCCCGCCTCATAACCGCTGACAAAGCGGGTTGCTAACCCCATACCGCGACAGGCCGCCATAAATAGCCAAACAAAGTCACGGCACGTTCCCTGTTTTTTTTGCCAGGTTAGCCAAGGAGGCTGGGGTTGCCCCGTGGGCCGGGTTTGGTAGTGGCAAGATTGATTAATTTGGAGATTGAGTTGGGTCAGGAACTGAATCACATTGCTGTTCACCGCCAAGGCAATCTCCTGAGCCAGCTGTGTGGCAACCGCATCCAAATCTGAATAGAGATAGGGGTACAGAATGGCCTTAAGAGAACTGGGATAGTCAATGGGAAAGTGTGTTGCCCAGAGGTCCAACAAATAGTTAAAGGGGTTGGTACACGTTGTTCTCACCTCGGATGTGGCGGTCACTTGCAGTTTGGTCATTGGGGTTTCTGACCACCAACAGCGCATCACTACATTTCCTTCTGCATCTAAGGTCTGGTTTAAACCTATCGGCTCTGGCACTACCTGAAGCTCAAACTTGGAAGCCTGCTGTTCCCCCATACTTCGGGGACAAAGCCGAAACAGGTGCGGCCCCAATTCGACAGCCTGAGGATAGGTATAGGTCGTGGCATGAACAATTGTGAAACGCACAAGTTTAAGACTGAGATTGGATTTGTAGATGATTATGGACAGGACGACGATCCAAAAAGGTTTTGAAAATTTCCTGATCCACTTGATTCATCTGCTGTTGCAATCGATCCAAAAATTGATGCATTCCCCCTTCAATAATTTCTTCCACCGTTAGAAACTCTAATTCTGAACGCAAACGGCCAATGGACCGTTCGGCAGGGTTACACCAAGATCCTAAAGGACTCCCCGAGATTAAATGTAAGGACCGTTCTACCTGAACCGCGCAAAATCGAATCGATCGGGGAAAATCTGGATCCAGGATCAGAAAATCGGCCACCTCAGCTGGCGTAATTAAATGCCGATTGCTGCGTTTGCGATACATTTCATAGGCACTGGTAGATTTTAATAGAGCAATCCAGCCTAATTCATCAATTGGGGTCCCCACATGTTGCAACGAAGGCAGGAGCATAAAGTATTTAACATCAAGAATGCGAGAGGTTTTATCGGCCCGTTCTAATAAGCGGCCCATTTGGCCAAAATGCCAGCCTTCATTATGGGAAATCGTTGCGTCCATAATCCCGGCAAACAGGTGGCTGGCCTGCCTCACATCTTCCAAAAATTGGTTAAGATCGGCCAAAGCCAGATCTTCTGCTGTATTGGCAACCAGCAAATAAAAAGCATTGACGTGCTGCCACATTTCGGTAGAGATCACTTCTCGTACTGATCGAGCATTCTCCCTCGCTTTCTGTAAGCAAGAAATCAAAGAATTGGGATATTCATGATCAAACGTGAGGAACCGGATGACGTTTTCAGCATTGGCTTCTCCATAATGTTGATCAAAGAAATCCTTATCTCCGGTGGTGGCGACCAATGGCTGCCACTGTTGCTGAACACGAGTCGGCAAGTCCAAAATTAAGTTGAGATTAACCTCTAGAAAGCGAGCGACATTTTCGGCTCGTTCAATATAACGATTGAGCCAATAGATAGAATCCGCAACACGACTCAGCATTTTATTCCTGGCACAACACCCATGTATCTTTACTCCCCCCGCCTTGAGACGAATTGACCACTAAAGATCCTTTCTTTAGAGCCACCCGTGTTAATCCTCCAGGATGGACATAAATGTCTTGACCGTAGAGGATATAGGGGCGCAAATCAACATGGCACCCAGAAAACTCCTCCCCCAATATTGTAGGGACTCTGGATAAACAAAGGGTCGGTTGAGCGATGTAGTTGCGGGGATTAGCGCGAATCCGTTGAGCAAATTCCTGGCGCTCTGCCTCGGTGGATTGGGTGCCAATCAGCATGCCATACCCGCCCGATTCATTGGCAGATTTGACGACTAGCTGATCGAGGTTGGCGAGAACATGGTGAAGCTGTTGGTCTTCCCAACATAGATAGGTGGGAACGTTAGCCAAAATTGGATCTTCACCCAAATAGTATTGGATCATATCCGGGACATAAGCATAAATGACTTTATCGTCCGCGATACCCGTTCCGGGGGCATTTGCGATCGCAACTCGTCCCGCCCGATACACCTCCATCAATCCCGGTATCCCCAACTGAGAATCAGACCGAAAGGCCGTAGGGTCCATAAAATCATCATCCAGGCGACGATAAATCACGTCTACCTGCTGTAACCCCTTGGTCGTCTGCATTTGCAGATAGCCATCCACCACTACCAAATCACGCCCTTCCACCAGCTCAATCCCCATCTGTTGGGCGAGATAGGAATGTTCAAAGTAAGCAGAATTATAAATACCAGGGGTGAGGACGACGACAGTCGGACTACTGATGGTGTTCGGCGACAAGTGAATCAAAGCGGCCAACAATCGGCTCGGATACTCATCCACCGGCTGAATTGGAATTTCTTTAAAGATCTGAGGGAAGGTACTTTTCATCACCTGCCGATTTTCCAGCACATAGGAAATACCGGATGGACAGCGCAAATTATCTTCTAGCACATACCATTGGCCATCAATGTCTCGCACCAAGTCTGTACCCGTGATATGGCACCACACACCCTTTGCCGGCTTTAAACCAATACAAGGTGTCAAATATCCCTTAGCGGACAGGATTAACTCCTCGGGAATCACCTTGTCCTTCAGAATTTTCTGGTCATTGTAGATATCATCAATAAATAAATTGAGCGCATGGATCCGCTGCTTAAGGCCCTGCTCTAGGAAACTCCAATCCTGAGCAGAAATAACTCTCGGAATCACATCAAAGGGGAAAATTCGTTCAGTCCCTTCCGTTTCACCATAAACGTTGAAGGTTGCGCCTAGCTTGCACAACGCTTCCTGAGCCGCCCGTTGACGTTGCAAGAGTTCCCCATCCGGCAAACCATGAATTTTGTCTACCAGAACTTGTCCTTGGGGACGGGGGGTTTGCTCACTCTGGAACAGCTCATCATAGAAATTTTCAGGGTCATAGGTATCAAATCGCACAGCCACCCCACAGACGCTAAAAAGCTTGAGGGTATCTTACTGGTAACTTGATGGGCCTAAACTGTATGTTTCGATACATCGATACTGAAACATCCCAAAATCCTCATTTTCTTTAAGTCACGCCAAATCCAGATCATGCCCTAAGCAGAACAGAGATAGCCTCCAGGGCAGTGGAGGCTATCCCCTTCCCCTAAGAACACACAATGCTCTACCGCCATCAATGTCAGGGGAAAACGTCCAGGATTTTCTAAGCAATGGCAAGTCTGGCGAGGCACATACCAAGACTGATCGGCTCCTAGCAGCATCTTTTTCGTGTTGTCCGTGACCTTAGCGAGCCCTGCCACCACAATCCAATGAATATTGAGGTGCTGATAGAGTTGTCGCCCCAGGCTTTGCCCTGGATTAACTTCCAATCGCTTAATTTTATAACTAGGGCCTGTATCCAGAATGGTCAGGGTGCCCCAAGGTTGCTGTTCTAGATGGGCGTTCTTTCTAATAGGAGTGGGATGGGCACTCATAGGAAAATTAGACATTCTTCGTTGCTCTTAATCATTGAAGTTAAAGGTATAAATTGGGCCAAATTCATCTTGAGTTACTCCCGGACTCACTGAATCCTAGGCAGCTCTAAAAACGGCTTTAGAGGCTATTCCAATTTGTCGAATAGCATGCCCAGCACAGAGGCCACCTTTTCCTCAATAACTACGAACTACAGAAAAATTTAAGATCACCACACAGGTTTTATCAAAACTTTATTCCAATGGTTCTAAAACGCCCATGGAATGGCTGCCATCCTTCCTGATAGCACATTGCCTAACTGCTCACAAAGCTTATTTTGCCAATAGGGGCTGAGGTTTACCCATGGCATACCCTTGTAGATAGTCCACACCAATTTGCTCAAGCGCAACAATAGTGTCTCCATTCTCTACAAACTCAGCGATGGTCTTGATGTGCATCGCCCGGCAAATCTGATTAATGGCTGAGACCATCACTTGATGGGTTGCATCTTCCACCATATCTCTCACTAAGCTGCCATCAATTTTTAAGTAGTCAATCGGGAAACGCTTGAGATAGGAAAAAGATGAGAATCCACTGCCAAAATCATCTAGAGCAAAATGACAGCCAAACTCTTTAATTTTTTCGATACATTGAATCGCTTGCTTAAAGTTGCTAATCGCCACTGTTTCTGTGATTTCAAAGCAAATCTTATGAGGCTCCAACTGAGTTTTATTCAGTTGGGTTTGGATAAAATCTAGCAAGGCATCATCATTCAGGGAGCTACCCGATAGATTGATAGAAATGCGAGTGTTCTCCTGGCTCTGAAAGTAAGCACCATACTTGATCAAAACATTTTCGATTACCCATTTATCAATCTCTAGCATCAACCCATATCGTTCAGCAGCAGGGAGGAAACTATTAGGTGAAAGAATTTTGCCATCTGGATCTTGCAAACGGAGCAAAATTTCGTAACAAACTGGAATTTTAGTCTCTGTATCGAGAGGAACAATGGGCTGATAGTAGAGGCGAAATCGGCTTTCTTCTAAGGCTTTGCGAATCGTCGCTACCTGCATCAATTCGCTGTGTTGTTCTGTAACCCCTTGAGCCTGAGCATGGTAAAGATGAACCCGATTACGACCCCGATCTTTTGCTGAGTAACAAGCAACATCCGCTTTTGCAAATAGCAGGGTTAGGTTGTCGGCATCTGCAGTAATCGGCACAATCCCAATACTGGCACCGATCTTAAAGAGTTGGCCTTCCCAGATAAAGCGAAATTGAGAGAGTTCAGAGATCAGATTTTCTGTAACAATTCGAGCTTTTTCTAAAGAGCAGTTCTTCAGCAATAAACCAAACTCATCTCCCCCCAAACGGCTGAGAATATCAGTCTGACGAATATGAGCCTGCAACAAATCCGCGACCTGTTTTAAGAGAGCATCCCCTGCTAGGTGGCCCACGGTATCATTGACAATCTTGAACTGATCTAAGTCAAGAAAACAGAGGGCATGCTGAATTGGATTAGACTGTTTTTCCTCGATGATTTGACCGAGCTGATGCTCAAACTCTCGACGATTCACCAATCCTGTAAGGGAATCATGGGTCGCCTGGTGCGTTAACTGTTGTGATAATGAATGGGCTTCAGTAATATCCCGGCCAATCCCTCGATAACCGCAGAAAACACCTTGGGGGCTAAAGACTGGTTTGCCAATACTTCTCAGAACTCGAGCATTCCCATCCAGATGCTGACATTCTATTTCAATATCGAAGGGTTCTAATGTATCTAGGGTTTGGTTCAAATGATCCCAAGCCGTGGGTTTGAACACAGCATAGAAATCCAAGCAAGATTTCCCGATCCATGCTTCAATGGGGGACCCGGTCAAAGAGCAATGCTGCTCTGATAAGTAGGTAAATCTCAATTCTGCATCTGTTTCCCAAAATAAGTCTGCTCCTATCGCAGCAAACTCATGAAACCGCTGTTGGCTCTCCCGCAGGGCTTCTTCTGTATCTTTGAGAACGGTGATGTCACGGGCAGAAATTGCTGCACCGATAATTTGCTCTTGTTGGTTCCTAAACGGAACATATTCGATATCGAAATATCGTGTTTCATCCAGAGATGGAACCCAATGCTGCCTGCGAACTTTTTCTCCCACAAAACATCGATCTAGATCGGGTTTAATAATTTCTTGAAAGAAATGCTGGCCATGAATATCTGCAACATGTTGACCCGATATATTTGTGGTTGATTTATTAAATTTCTCGGTGTATATGGGGTTAGCCGCTATATAAGAATAATCCTGATCCACCAAAGCCATATAGCTACTAGCAGAGTTAAAAATGGTTTCATATTGGCGAAGGCGCTCTTCCGTGTCTTTTTGTTGGGTGATATCCGTTTGAATCCCAACTAAGAAATGCACTTCACCTTGGGCATTTCTTAGAGGTTTGATCCGCAATAAATTCCAGAACGGTTGACCCGTTTTACAGTAGTTGAGAATTTCTCCTTCAAATGGCTGATAGTTCTTTAGGGCTAGGCGAATCTCATCGACTGTATTGGCATCTGTCTTAGGCCCTTGCAAAAAGCGACAGTTATGGCCGATCACTTCGTCGGGGGTATATCCCGTGAACTCGTAGAAATTAGAACTCGCAAAAATGATGGGGAAACCCGGAACTGTAGCGTCAGAAATGATGATGCCATCATTGGCAGTTTCTGCCGCTAAGGCCCTTAAATACAAGGTTGCCTTTTGCAAATCCTGGTCGGGATGGATGTATTGAAGCCTGAGACAGAGGCTGCTGTCTTCTGGTTTACTACCATGGACAGCGGTGGCGGTGTACAGACAGGGCAACTCCTGTGCCTTAGCATTTTGATGCACGGTTTCAAAATGAAAGACCTCTAGTTCCCCCCGTAAGAGTTTCTGTAACTGGGACTCTAACTCTGTCAACTGTACTAGCTGAGGAATATCTCGATAGTGGGAACCCGCTAATTGATCGAGTGAGCCATTCACAATCTCACAGAATGTGGGGTTAGCTTGCTGAAAATGTCCACTGGCAGAAATGATAGCAATGCCCCAATCACTCATCGGGTTTTCTAATGTCTCTGTATCGAGGACATCAACATTTGGAGATAAATGAGCTGAGTCAGTGGCTGTTCCGTACGAATTCATCCTGGTCTCAATTTAGGGTTGAAGCTGAAATAAGTGGTGAGGGAATTTGGCTATCGGGGGCCAAGGTAGCAAGATTCCTTAGGGGTATTTACTATTTTCGGCATGAAATTTTCTTCTGACCTGAGGAAAATTACTGAAAATACCTTTTTAACCAGGTTTTAGCAATATGAGTAGATTTTTTAGATCCATCTCAGGCAAGTTGCGGTTTCAGAGAGTACCATCAACTCAGCCATTCTGGGGTCTGAGATTCTGTGAAAAATCAACAACCACTTGAAAAAGAGTTAGTGCTGATTGGCGGAGGACATAGTCATGCGATCGCACTCCGTAACTTTGCCATGAATCCTTTACCCGGCGTTCGCATCATCCTAATCAGTGAGCAATCCAATACCCCTTACTCAGGTATGTTGCCAGGGCATGTAGCCGGACATTACACCTACGAAGAGTGCCATATTGATCTACGACACCTAGCCACTGCAGCCCAAGCCCAACTCTATGTCGATCGGGCCATCGATCTCGACTTAGCTCAAAATCGGGTTATCTGCGCGGGACATCCCCCCGTTCGCTTTGATATTTTGTCCATTGATATTGGCAGCACCCCAGAACTACCAGATGTGCCTGGCATTTTGGACTACAGTGTGCCAGTTAAACCCTGGCGATTTTTCCTGCAGCAGTGGCAGCAAGTAATAGAGTGTGTCACCCGACATCCCGATCAGCCGATCAGCATTGGGGTGGTGGGCGGCGGTGCTGGAGGTGTGGAGCTGGTCCTGACGATTCAGCACAAATTGCAGCGGATTCTCCAATCGGCGGGGCAGCCCTTGTCCACTCTAACCCTACATCTGTTTCATCGTGGAGCCCAGGTGATGACCGGCCATAATGCCCGGATTCGCCAGCGCTTTCAGCAGATCCTGAGTCAGCAAGGGATTAATTTACACCTAAAAGAAACGGTATCGCAGGTGCAAAAAGGCAAAGTCTTCTGTGAGTCTGGGTTTCAGGTTGAGTGCGATATCATTTTTTGGGTCACCCGAGCCTCTGCACCTACTTGGCCTCGACAATCTGGTATCGCCACTGACGAACGCGGGTTTATTCAGGTGGGACCCACCCTACAGTCCGTCTCCCATCCTCACATTT includes:
- a CDS encoding proteasome-type protease: MTYCLGVITRYGLIMAADSRTNAGVDYVSTAQKLFDLSLPGERVILVCTAGNLSMTQSVLTLIRRDRKAEIPGNINELTTMYDVAHYFGEKTRQVLDQHQDWLQKDNISASCSFLVGGQIKGELPELYMVYSQGNFLRATRNSPFLQIGEIKYGKPILDRIINYDETSLDAAAKCALLSLDSTMKSNISVGPPINMAMYEADTLKVGYRLKLERGDPYLLRLRKSWETSLRQAFKKLPNLAWHDNEDQDQDNHLVMTDILP
- a CDS encoding alpha-E domain-containing protein: MLSRVADSIYWLNRYIERAENVARFLEVNLNLILDLPTRVQQQWQPLVATTGDKDFFDQHYGEANAENVIRFLTFDHEYPNSLISCLQKARENARSVREVISTEMWQHVNAFYLLVANTAEDLALADLNQFLEDVRQASHLFAGIMDATISHNEGWHFGQMGRLLERADKTSRILDVKYFMLLPSLQHVGTPIDELGWIALLKSTSAYEMYRKRSNRHLITPAEVADFLILDPDFPRSIRFCAVQVERSLHLISGSPLGSWCNPAERSIGRLRSELEFLTVEEIIEGGMHQFLDRLQQQMNQVDQEIFKTFLDRRPVHNHLQIQSQS
- a CDS encoding circularly permuted type 2 ATP-grasp protein; amino-acid sequence: MRFDTYDPENFYDELFQSEQTPRPQGQVLVDKIHGLPDGELLQRQRAAQEALCKLGATFNVYGETEGTERIFPFDVIPRVISAQDWSFLEQGLKQRIHALNLFIDDIYNDQKILKDKVIPEELILSAKGYLTPCIGLKPAKGVWCHITGTDLVRDIDGQWYVLEDNLRCPSGISYVLENRQVMKSTFPQIFKEIPIQPVDEYPSRLLAALIHLSPNTISSPTVVVLTPGIYNSAYFEHSYLAQQMGIELVEGRDLVVVDGYLQMQTTKGLQQVDVIYRRLDDDFMDPTAFRSDSQLGIPGLMEVYRAGRVAIANAPGTGIADDKVIYAYVPDMIQYYLGEDPILANVPTYLCWEDQQLHHVLANLDQLVVKSANESGGYGMLIGTQSTEAERQEFAQRIRANPRNYIAQPTLCLSRVPTILGEEFSGCHVDLRPYILYGQDIYVHPGGLTRVALKKGSLVVNSSQGGGSKDTWVLCQE
- a CDS encoding transglutaminase family protein translates to MRFTIVHATTYTYPQAVELGPHLFRLCPRSMGEQQASKFELQVVPEPIGLNQTLDAEGNVVMRCWWSETPMTKLQVTATSEVRTTCTNPFNYLLDLWATHFPIDYPSSLKAILYPYLYSDLDAVATQLAQEIALAVNSNVIQFLTQLNLQINQSCHYQTRPTGQPQPPWLTWQKKQGTCRDFVWLFMAACRGMGLATRFVSGYEAGDPSQEQMLHAWAEVYLPGAGWRGYDPTMGLVVCDRHVAIAASAWPQQTQPISGSLRGGSSSPIPTYTVSVHSQ
- a CDS encoding phosphomannose isomerase type II C-terminal cupin domain, producing MSNFPMSAHPTPIRKNAHLEQQPWGTLTILDTGPSYKIKRLEVNPGQSLGRQLYQHLNIHWIVVAGLAKVTDNTKKMLLGADQSWYVPRQTCHCLENPGRFPLTLMAVEHCVFLGEGDSLHCPGGYLCSA
- a CDS encoding bifunctional diguanylate cyclase/phosphodiesterase; this translates as MNSYGTATDSAHLSPNVDVLDTETLENPMSDWGIAIISASGHFQQANPTFCEIVNGSLDQLAGSHYRDIPQLVQLTELESQLQKLLRGELEVFHFETVHQNAKAQELPCLYTATAVHGSKPEDSSLCLRLQYIHPDQDLQKATLYLRALAAETANDGIIISDATVPGFPIIFASSNFYEFTGYTPDEVIGHNCRFLQGPKTDANTVDEIRLALKNYQPFEGEILNYCKTGQPFWNLLRIKPLRNAQGEVHFLVGIQTDITQQKDTEERLRQYETIFNSASSYMALVDQDYSYIAANPIYTEKFNKSTTNISGQHVADIHGQHFFQEIIKPDLDRCFVGEKVRRQHWVPSLDETRYFDIEYVPFRNQQEQIIGAAISARDITVLKDTEEALRESQQRFHEFAAIGADLFWETDAELRFTYLSEQHCSLTGSPIEAWIGKSCLDFYAVFKPTAWDHLNQTLDTLEPFDIEIECQHLDGNARVLRSIGKPVFSPQGVFCGYRGIGRDITEAHSLSQQLTHQATHDSLTGLVNRREFEHQLGQIIEEKQSNPIQHALCFLDLDQFKIVNDTVGHLAGDALLKQVADLLQAHIRQTDILSRLGGDEFGLLLKNCSLEKARIVTENLISELSQFRFIWEGQLFKIGASIGIVPITADADNLTLLFAKADVACYSAKDRGRNRVHLYHAQAQGVTEQHSELMQVATIRKALEESRFRLYYQPIVPLDTETKIPVCYEILLRLQDPDGKILSPNSFLPAAERYGLMLEIDKWVIENVLIKYGAYFQSQENTRISINLSGSSLNDDALLDFIQTQLNKTQLEPHKICFEITETVAISNFKQAIQCIEKIKEFGCHFALDDFGSGFSSFSYLKRFPIDYLKIDGSLVRDMVEDATHQVMVSAINQICRAMHIKTIAEFVENGDTIVALEQIGVDYLQGYAMGKPQPLLAK
- a CDS encoding DUF2993 domain-containing protein → METEEQLAPQRKGRLISRVLTPAIKLWLRSQLDHIDDLQLQIDSGNRELLSGSIPKVFLSAAQAVYQGIHLSRAQVIAENISTNLRQVLRGKAIRLLEPLPIQLDAALTATDLAASTDSELFQTAMKLGLVPLIEQQLSGVSDWPFPDWQPGATPEIQLSDLRMELSCDRLQIYAQVQHPVTQSLQAIVLETGLLLVNPHELRLDSPQGFYPPANQPVPLTQLHDFGFDLGTDVQLTVLQITEAAILCQGQIKIMPVQPGESDLD
- a CDS encoding M20 family metallopeptidase, whose translation is MSTRIKQLAETLSPRLIEIRRHLHSYPELSGQEYQTSAYVAGILSSYGLHVREGVGKTGVIGELKGEGDDARQLAIRTDMDALPIQEMTQLEFASRKQGVMHACGHDIHTTIGLGTAMVLSAMQDEIPGKLRFLFQPAEEIAQGAGWMVADGAMDEVDAILSVHVFPSIPAGSVAVRYGALTAAADNLEITIMGEAGHGARPHEAVDAIWIAAQVITTLQQAISRTQNPLRPVVLTIGQMKGGRAPNVIADQVQMQGTVRSLHPETRAQLPQWIEEIVASVCRPYGARYHVDYQAGVPSVHNTASLTQLIETAAQGVCGSENVRVLTEPSLGAEDFSLYLEHAPGAMFRLGVGKVDQINPPLHHPQFEAQESAIVTGVMTMANAALNYWQQV